The sequence CTGTGGGTCCCCACCGCGAAGATGCCGCAAGCACCCGGCCACCCGTTCTACCGCAAGCTCAATCAGCTCCTGGCCCGGCATGGATTCGACGACTTCGTCGAAGGGCTGTGCGCGAAGTTCTACCACGACTCGCTCGGCCGGCCTTCGATCCCCCCGGGCG comes from Candidatus Brocadiaceae bacterium and encodes:
- a CDS encoding DDE transposase; the protein is MSMRKRSGQRQQDLWVPTAKMPQAPGHPFYRKLNQLLARHGFDDFVEGLCAKFYHDSLGRPSIPPG